One Salarias fasciatus chromosome 9, fSalaFa1.1, whole genome shotgun sequence DNA segment encodes these proteins:
- the LOC115394582 gene encoding noelin-3-like, which translates to MFTDCSPERSGRPEPVSMRLPFSVLYPVLSLAVFGLYPSMTIGPKEGWQVYSSAQDADGRCICTVVAPEQSLCSRDAKSRQLRQLLEKVQNMSQSIEVLNLRTQRDFQYVMKMENQMKGLRTKFRQIEDDRKSVMARNFQELKDKMDELKPLIPVLEQYKMDAALISQFKEEIRNLSAVLTGIQEELGAYDYDELYQRVLRLDNRLRSCMGKLTCGKLMKITGPVTIKTSGTRFGAWMTDPLASTRNNRVWYMDSYTNSKIVREYKSMDEFVAGVVSRTYSLPFKWEGTNHIVYNGSLYYNKYQSNIIVKYSFETGSVLAQRALEFAGFHNMYPYTWGGYSDIDVMADELGMWVVYATNQNAGNVVISQIDPDTLQVLKTWTTEYSKRNAGESFMICGTLYITNSHLSGAKVYYAYSTKTSSYEYIDIPFHNQYFHISMLDYNARERALYAWNNGHQVIFNVTLFHVIKTDDDS; encoded by the exons ATGTTCACGGACTGCAGCCCGGAGAGAAGCGGCCGCCCGGAGCCCGTCAGCATGCGGCTCCCGTTCAGCGTCCTGTACCCCGTCCTCTCCCTCGCCGTCTTCGGATTGTACCCCTCCATG acgaTCGGCCCGAAGGAGGGCTGGCAGGTGTACAGCTCGGCCCAGGATGCCGACGGCCGCTGTATCTGCACGGTGGTGGCGCCGGAGCAGAGCCTGTGCTCCAGAGACGCCAAGAGCAGGCAGCTCCGCCAGCTCCTGGAGAAG GTGCAGAACATGTCCCAGTCCATCGAGGTGCTGAACCTGCGAACTCAGAGGGATTTCCAGTACGTCATGAAGATGGAGAACCAGATGAAGGGCCTGAGGACCAAGTTCAGGCAGATTGAAGACGACAGGAAATCCGTCATGGCCAGAAATTTCCAG GAGCTTAAGGACAAGATGGACGAGCTGAAGCCGCTGATCCCCGTGCTGGAGCAGTACAAGATGGACGCGGCGCTCATCTCCCAGTTCAAGGAGGAGATCAGGAACCTGTCGGCGGTGCTGACGGGCATCCAGGAGGAGCTCGGGGCCTACGACTACGACGAGCTGTACCAGCGGGTCCTGCGTCTGGACAACAGGCTCCGCAGCTGCATGGGCAAGCTAA CGTGTGGGAAATTAATGAAAATCACTGGACCTGTGACAATAAAGACATCTGGAACCCGGTTTGGGGCATGGATGACTGATCCTCTCGCATCTACCAGAAACAACAGG GTGTGGTACATGGACAGTTACACCAACAGCAAGATTGTGCGCGAGTACAAGTCGATGGATGAATTTGTGGCGGGGGTGGTGTCGCGAACCTACAGCCTGCCGTTCAAGTGGGAGGGAACCAACCACATCGTGTACAACGGGTCGCTGTACTACAACAAGTACCAGAGCAACATCATCGTCAAGTACAGCTTCGAGACGGGCAGCGTGCTGGCCCAGAGGGCGCTGGAGTTCGCCGGCTTCCACAACATGTACCCGTACACGTGGGGCGGGTACTCGGACATCGACGTCATGGCCGACGAGCTGGGGATGTGGGTGGTCTACGCCACCAACCAGAACGCCGGGAACGTGGTCATCTCCCAGATCGACCCCGACACGCTGCAGGTCCTGAAGACCTGGACCACCGAGTACTCCAAAAGGAACGCCGGCGAGTCCTTCATGATCTGCGGCACGCTCTACATCACCAACTCCCACCTGTCAGGGGCCAAGGTTTACTACGCCTACTCCACCAAGACGTCCAGCTATGAGTACATAGACATCCCGTTCCACAATCAGTACTTTCACATCTCCATGCTCGACTACAACGCTCGGGAGAGAGCGCTGTACGCCTGGAATAACGGACACCAGGTGATATTCAACGTCACCCTGTTCCACGTCATAAAAACCGACGACGACTCCTAA